The following coding sequences lie in one Paramisgurnus dabryanus chromosome 16, PD_genome_1.1, whole genome shotgun sequence genomic window:
- the mgarpa gene encoding uncharacterized protein mgarpa isoform X1 yields the protein MFACRAAWQRCGPLARQSLYRAHLCRDVVPRRLMSSVPGGSGENLLYVVLCGGVFAGALTYTYKTIGRDRDRVNERLSEIKARPKSEWKPKPWPPKSGDEGDEASETVAEEEVAAVANENEAEPEVLMEVAQAKDAGSLETVVEKVAETVAGTAEVVAEVAEVVAESAEEVAAVAQEVEKLAQEVETAAEAVVAPVIQAEEPSSESNVVKSESVSLEILEMAAASVLEVPVKSVSVEDVDAGTEITVQSEAFPEKPVDVPAPVELESEPVIEVASVASPVFAEEAPFAVEVSVAPVKDVPAAEDVTADSPVTSEDAPVSLETEEALVDPPVTPVVDEAPANLPVTPVAEEAPVDSPVTPVEEEAPVDSLLTPVVDDAPVDSPVTPVAEEAPVDLPVTPVAEEAPVEEVTAESPIVEVLVSVVEEAPASPVVEATDVNAASAEAHGPVETSNAPDALENPAESKDFIVVVLEGAPKSEKKPKVLGVSPLTGKIIPTPDDDVEPSGQAKRRLLKVQMH from the exons ATGTTTGCGTGCAGAGCGGCCTGGCAGAGGTGTGGGCCTCTGGCGCGACAGTCACTGTACCGCGCACACCTCTGTAGGGATG TTGTTCCTCGAAGGCTTATGTCCTCGGTTCCTGGTGGCTCAGGAGAGAATTTGCTTTATGTTGTTCTCTGTGGTGGAGTGTTTGCAGGTGCTTTGACATAT ACTTACAAAACAATTGGAAGAGACCGTGACCGTGTGAATGAACGCCTCTCGGAAATCAAAGCGCGTCCCAAGTCTGAGTGGAAGCCCAAACCATGGCCGCCCAAGA GTGGGGATGAAGGTGATG AAGCCAGTGAGACCGTAGCAGAGGAGGAGGTCGCTGCTGTAGCTAATGAGAATGAGGCCGAACCAGAGGTCCTAATGGAAGTGGCTCAGGCCAAGGATGCTGGGTCTTTGGAGACTGTTGTGGAGAAGGTGGCTGAAACGGTTGCCGGGACAGCGGAGGTGGTCGCTGAGGTGGCAGAGGTTGTTGCCGAGTCGGCGGAGGAGGTGGCGGCTGTAGCGCAGGAAGTTGAGAAGCTGGCACAGGAAGTTGAGACAGCGGCAGAGGCAGTCGTAGCTCCGGTCATCCAGGCTGAAGAGCCTTCGTCAGAGAGCAATG TGGTGAAGTCAGAGTCGGTCAGCCTGGAAATATTGGAGATGGCTGCTGCCTCTGTTCTTGAGGTTCCTGTGAAATCTGTGTCAGTGGAGGATGTGGATGCTGGCACAGAGATTACAGTGCAGTCTGAAGCTTTTCCAGAGAAGCCTGTTGATGTGCCTGCACCAGTGGAATTAGAAAGTGAACCAGTTATAGAGGTAGCATCTGTTGCTTCACCAGTTTTCGCAGAAGAGGCACCTTTTGCAGTGGAGGTATCTGTTGCCCCAGTAAAAGATGTCCCAGCAGCAGAGGATGTGACCGCTGATTCCCCAGTAACTTCAGAAGATGCACCAGTTTCCCTAGAAACAGAGGAGGCACTAGTTGATCCACCAGTAACCCCAGTAGTAGATGAGGCACCAGCTAATTTACCAGTAACCCCAGTAGCAGAGGAGGCACCAGTTGATTCACCAGTAACCCCAGTAGAAGAGGAGGCACCAGTTGATTCTCTATTAACCCCAGTAGTAGATGACGCACCAGTTGATTCTCCAGTAACCCCAGTAGCAGAGGAGGCTCCAGTTGATTTACCAGTAACCCCAGTAGCAGAGGAGGCACCAGTTGAGGAAGTGACTGCAGAAAGTCCAATTGTGGAGGTTTTAGTAAGTGTGGTTGAGGAAGCGCCAGCAAGTCCAGTTGTGGAAGCTACAGATGTAAATGCAGCATCTGCAGAGGCACATGGTCCAGTTGAAACATCAAATGCGCCTGATGCTTTGGAAAATCCAGCTGAATCGAAAGATTTCATAGTGGTTGTCTTGGAGGGAGCTCCTAAATCAGAAAAGAAACCCAAGGTGCTGGGTGTGTCCCCCTTAACCGGTAAAATCATTCCGACCCCTGATGATGATGTGGAGCCATCAGGTCAG GCCAAGCGCAGATTGCTTAAAGTGCAAATGCATTAG
- the mgarpa gene encoding uncharacterized protein mgarpa isoform X2 produces MFACRAAWQRCGPLARQSLYRAHLCRDVVPRRLMSSVPGGSGENLLYVVLCGGVFAGALTYTYKTIGRDRDRVNERLSEIKARPKSEWKPKPWPPKSGDEGDEASETVAEEEVAAVANENEAEPEVLMEVAQAKDAGSLETVVEKVAETVAGTAEVVAEVAEVVAESAEEVAAVAQEVEKLAQEVETAAEAVVAPVIQAEEPSSESNVVKSESVSLEILEMAAASVLEVPVKSVSVEDVDAGTEITVQSEAFPEKPVDVPAPVELESEPVIEVASVASPVFAEEAPFAVEVSVAPVKDVPAAEDVTADSPVTSEDAPVSLETEEALVDPPVTPVVDEAPANLPVTPVAEEAPVDSPVTPVEEEAPVDSLLTPVVDDAPVDSPVTPVAEEAPVDLPVTPVAEEAPVEEVTAESPIVEVLVSVVEEAPASPVVEATDVNAASAEAHGPVETSNAPDALENPAESKDFIVVVLEGAPKSEKKPKVLGVSPLTGKIIPTPDDDVEPSGQVTGQAQIA; encoded by the exons ATGTTTGCGTGCAGAGCGGCCTGGCAGAGGTGTGGGCCTCTGGCGCGACAGTCACTGTACCGCGCACACCTCTGTAGGGATG TTGTTCCTCGAAGGCTTATGTCCTCGGTTCCTGGTGGCTCAGGAGAGAATTTGCTTTATGTTGTTCTCTGTGGTGGAGTGTTTGCAGGTGCTTTGACATAT ACTTACAAAACAATTGGAAGAGACCGTGACCGTGTGAATGAACGCCTCTCGGAAATCAAAGCGCGTCCCAAGTCTGAGTGGAAGCCCAAACCATGGCCGCCCAAGA GTGGGGATGAAGGTGATG AAGCCAGTGAGACCGTAGCAGAGGAGGAGGTCGCTGCTGTAGCTAATGAGAATGAGGCCGAACCAGAGGTCCTAATGGAAGTGGCTCAGGCCAAGGATGCTGGGTCTTTGGAGACTGTTGTGGAGAAGGTGGCTGAAACGGTTGCCGGGACAGCGGAGGTGGTCGCTGAGGTGGCAGAGGTTGTTGCCGAGTCGGCGGAGGAGGTGGCGGCTGTAGCGCAGGAAGTTGAGAAGCTGGCACAGGAAGTTGAGACAGCGGCAGAGGCAGTCGTAGCTCCGGTCATCCAGGCTGAAGAGCCTTCGTCAGAGAGCAATG TGGTGAAGTCAGAGTCGGTCAGCCTGGAAATATTGGAGATGGCTGCTGCCTCTGTTCTTGAGGTTCCTGTGAAATCTGTGTCAGTGGAGGATGTGGATGCTGGCACAGAGATTACAGTGCAGTCTGAAGCTTTTCCAGAGAAGCCTGTTGATGTGCCTGCACCAGTGGAATTAGAAAGTGAACCAGTTATAGAGGTAGCATCTGTTGCTTCACCAGTTTTCGCAGAAGAGGCACCTTTTGCAGTGGAGGTATCTGTTGCCCCAGTAAAAGATGTCCCAGCAGCAGAGGATGTGACCGCTGATTCCCCAGTAACTTCAGAAGATGCACCAGTTTCCCTAGAAACAGAGGAGGCACTAGTTGATCCACCAGTAACCCCAGTAGTAGATGAGGCACCAGCTAATTTACCAGTAACCCCAGTAGCAGAGGAGGCACCAGTTGATTCACCAGTAACCCCAGTAGAAGAGGAGGCACCAGTTGATTCTCTATTAACCCCAGTAGTAGATGACGCACCAGTTGATTCTCCAGTAACCCCAGTAGCAGAGGAGGCTCCAGTTGATTTACCAGTAACCCCAGTAGCAGAGGAGGCACCAGTTGAGGAAGTGACTGCAGAAAGTCCAATTGTGGAGGTTTTAGTAAGTGTGGTTGAGGAAGCGCCAGCAAGTCCAGTTGTGGAAGCTACAGATGTAAATGCAGCATCTGCAGAGGCACATGGTCCAGTTGAAACATCAAATGCGCCTGATGCTTTGGAAAATCCAGCTGAATCGAAAGATTTCATAGTGGTTGTCTTGGAGGGAGCTCCTAAATCAGAAAAGAAACCCAAGGTGCTGGGTGTGTCCCCCTTAACCGGTAAAATCATTCCGACCCCTGATGATGATGTGGAGCCATCAGGTCAGGTAACAG GCCAAGCGCAGATTGCTTAA
- the ndufc1 gene encoding NADH dehydrogenase [ubiquinone] 1 subunit C1, mitochondrial codes for MTLGRLLLRTSTIHKMVSRNAFTASNPDYSRPNMLRVGLAFGSTAVLWALLIKQHSTDVQEYKTRNGLE; via the exons ATGACTCTCGGTCGGTTATTACTGCGAACGTCGACTATCCATAAGA TGGTTAGCAGAAATGCCTTCACCGCCTCTAACCCTGATTACTCCAGACCAAATATGCTAAGAGTAGGACTGGCATTTGGAAGCACAGCTGTCCTGTGGGCACTG CTCATTAAACAACATAGCACTGATGTGCAGGAATACAAAACACGGAATGGGCTGGAGTGA